In a genomic window of Arachis duranensis cultivar V14167 unplaced genomic scaffold, aradu.V14167.gnm2.J7QH unplaced_Scaffold_608113, whole genome shotgun sequence:
- the LOC127744578 gene encoding glycine-rich cell wall structural protein 1.0-like, protein MRGGEDEGSGEDEGGDDGDEGGDDGVREVVVVVVEEGIPVVTGGQGGGGGGYGGHYGRGDGGQGGSTGGGDRGHPGGGEGQADGGETGGQSHVYGCGGVCGGAEAGGRECARTRIR, encoded by the exons ATGAG AGGCGGAGAGGATGAGGGTAGCGGTGAGGATGAAGGTGGTGATGACGGAGACGAAGGAGGTGACGACGGGGTCAGGGaagtagtggtggtggtggtggaggagggTATACCGGTGGTGACGGGAGGTCAGGGAGGTGGTGGAGGTGGTTATGGGGGCCACTATGGTAGAGGTGATGGTGGTCAGGGTGGGAGTACCGGAGGTGGTGATCGTGGTCATCCTGGAGGAGGTGAGGGCCAGGCTGATGGAGGTGAGACAGGTGGGCAGAGCCATGTATATGGTTGCGGTGGTGTGTGTGGAGGAGCTGAGGCAGGCGGGCGGGAATGTGCCCGGACGAGAATTCGGTGA